Within the Miscanthus floridulus cultivar M001 chromosome 2, ASM1932011v1, whole genome shotgun sequence genome, the region CTTTGCTGAATAATAACGACTTATTCAGTCTGCTCGATAATAGAGTAAAAACTACAGTACGTTCACAATTCACAACTGCCCGGACACAAACGCAACACGCTGAGTCTGTAGCTAGCGCGTACGCCTAGGGGTAAACATGATGAGGTCGATCCAATGGCCGGCCAAAACGGCAACGCCGCACCGCACCGCGCCGCGCTTATGCAGTGTACTGCCCGCGACACGACGATACGAGACGAGGGTCCGCGGTCACACCTCGAGCGCATGCCTCCACCGCGAGCGTTCCGTAAGGTTCCGCGTGGATGGCACCTGTCGGAGCAAGGGAACCACGGGCAAGTCGTGGAAAGCGGCCaccgaaaaccaaaacaaacggAACTATATAATACCTGTGTGTTTTAGGTCTCCGACACACATGAATTCCTTTTTTTCCGTGGAACCGCTCGTCCGCCGGTGCACGCGCCGCTGCCGCGCCTGCGCCACCATGCCAGCGCCCTCGCCCGCATCCGCACCAGCGCCCGTGCTGCCACGCCTGCACCCGCACCCGCCTGTCCTCGGCCCgcgtcaccgccgccgctgcgTCCGGCATCGGAAACCAACTCCGCGAGcttcttcttccccaactccggcAACACcctcaatttttgtttctgtcttttcatagaaaaaaattattactTATAATATATGATTTGTTACTTGTGATCTGTGATTTGTGTCAAGAAATAGGAGGAAGACGAAACCGTGTGGAAAAAATTAAGGTGTAACCGGATGCTAAAACACACGGTTGTTAGGTGGCCAGACTCGACGGCGCCTACGAATTCAGCTCCACGCCCCCACGTAGCCCCGCCGGCTCCCTTGCGTGTCCCCGCTTCGCGCCTCCCTACCCGCCGCTCTAGCACGCGGTCAACGCGCGCGCGGGCCACGTGGGCATGGCCCAGATCACGGGCCCCGTCGTCGAGGCCGAGCTCGGAGGCCGCCGCGTTGTCACCGAGTCCATCGGCGGGCAGGTGGTGGCGAAGATGGTGACCCCGGCGCCCGTGGCGATGACGGACCCACCGGGCGCGCTGGACAAGGACGCCGTCACGATCGGCCGCACGCCGGAGGCCGTGGTCGCCATGGCTGGAGACAGGCCGGTCGACCAGAGCGACGCGGCGGCCATCCAGGTCGCGGAGACGTGCGACACCGGGTCCCACGCCACCATCCCCGGAGGTGTGGCCGCGGCGGCACAGTCAGCGGCTGACCAGAACGCCCGCGCCTTGCGCGACGAGGACAAGGTCAAGCTCCGGAACGTCCTCTCAGTGCGTGCGCTCGCTACTCCGCTTTTGTCATTTTCTCGGTTCGCAACTGTAGCCTGTAGGCGAAGTGTTTTGAACTGTCAGTGGTAACCGTGAGTTGCGTGACCGTATGTACGTGCAGAACGCGAGGGAGAGGCTGCAGGCGGACAAGGGGGTGACACGGGAGGACGCCGAGAGGGTGGTGTCCGCGGAGATACGGAACAAAGCTGGACATGACGACCACGCCGGGCGGCGTGGCGGACGCGGTGACTACGGCGGCCCGGCTCAACCAGGAGCGCCCAAGGCCATAGGTCGTGTGGCCTTGTCCCATGTGGAGCACAGGAACAGTGAAAGCATGTCATGAGAAGCCTGCGTGCAGAAGAGCGTGCTTAGCGCAACTGCTCGTGCAGTTGTTATGACTTGCCACTACGAGTAATCAAAACCACGTCCGCTTGCAGAACTTTCTTGTAAAAAAACGCGAATGACACTGTCCGCAGTGTATATAGCAATAAAAAAGTTGTGAATCAAGTTCTGTAAACTGTGTCTCCGTTTCAGCGCCTACGTGAAACAGGAACGAGAAAAAATTCGGCAAAAGGGGGTCGAAAACAGGTCGGATCCCTTATTTCATCGGGGAATTCCTACTTTCTCCTGTAATTTTTCCCTACGCACTCTATCTCGCTCCTCCGAGACAACCGCTACATGTACCTCTCGACCCTCGTccccatctgctgctgctgctcgcttgcAGCCACATCTTGCAGCATGTAGCTCAGCCCACTTGTGCAGCTCATGCTGAGGATGATGAGAGCAGCGGCAACTGCAGGTCCACAGCTGGCAAGCTCGTGCTGTTGCATCTCCGTACTGGAGTCCTGAGCTCGGCCCTCTGCCGCTCAAGTTTCCTGGACGAGGGCACGAGGCTATGGGCGGACGGAGATCCACCGCTGGGGCTCACCAGTAAACCGCGCTCGAATGGGTTCTTGACTTAGGGCAGCAAGGaacggaggaagaagaaggccgtAACATAAGACAATGGGAAAGAAAATGGCGGCGGACTACTCGCCGCGCCGCTTCCAGCCACCGCCGTGCTTCAACGCGCGCTTCGCCGTGTCCAAGGTGATTATGTGAAGCCGTGAAGGTGGTGTTCTCGCTGCTACGACTTAGGCCCTCGTCTCGTGAGCCATactacaatatttttctttcgcaACTAATCAGTGAACAAATGAAAAATACTTTTAACCATGGCTTTTCAACGGAAGGAACGTCGCCTAAGATGGTATGCCCATCGGGATGCACGGCGTAGGACTGTAGGAGGCGCGACGTGCTCGCGCTCCCCGCCCTCGTCGCCGTAGTCAGGCGGCAGCGTCCGAGGGTAGAGCAGCTCGAAGGAACCGGCGGCGTGAGCAAGGGCCTGCCGCCGATGGGGATGTAGATGGGGTCGGCACTCGGCAGGGTCCGGCTGAGACCGAGGGCCAAAGCAGCAGCTCCGCATGCGGGCGCGGCGCGACGGGGACAACCAGCTGCCCAGGCAGTCGAAATCAGAGTCGCCTGGGGTTGCACTGTTGCTGCTCCTGGAGAGTGGAGCCTGGAGGCCAACCAAACCGAAGATGGCAGATGGCAGGTGCCGTCGCTTTGCTGCACGACTGCCGCGATCATCGGACCGCCGCTGGCCCGCTTCGGCATCCTTCTTCGCCTACTCGGCGGATCTGATTTCTTCCACGTGGAGGCCCGCAATTCGGATCTGTTGTAAAGGCAAATCAAACAGATCCCCAATCGTATTCCGGTTGCAATTTAACTCGTCAGTCTGAATCGGGGCCAAAAGGAGAACGAAAGAAAACGAAATTACAGGTCCGTCCCAGAAAGAGGGCCGCTGGATCGAGGATAAACAGATCAGATTAACCTAATCACCTGACTATAACGAAGGTGCCTCGCGCTTCGTCGAGTGTGAACagacaagtttttttttattcAAGCCATTACAGCTCTTTAACTTTGGAGATATATCATTACGATTCACGTATTCTGAAATTTATCATTACAATTCTGGTTCTACCTTATATATGTCATTTTCTATGATATCTTTTGTATGACCAAAACACTCTGCTGCTCCATTCACATCGCTCGCTGACGTGTGGAACCCACACGTCAGATTGTCCTTTAACCTCCGGCCATCCTGGAAGGACGGCGTCCGACGAGATGGGAGGGGCAGGCGGACACCGCAGGAGGCGGTCGCGAGCCCGACCTCCCGCACGGGAGCTCCATCCAGGCCTCTCCTTGACGCCAGCAGGCATGGCCCACGGCCGCTCGAAACGACCACGACAGCACGCTGTTCGACCTGTCCGCCATGACGCCGAGCACCTCTGTGCTTCGCCTCGTCACGAGGTCTCGCGCCTTCAATGCCACACGCAAGTGGGCGCCCAAGCCGTGCCTAGAAGCTTGCCGAAGCCCGGCCAAGCCGTTGTCTGCTCCACGCCGCGTGACTATAAAATGCTGTCGCCGCCATCGTTGCTGACTTTCACTCCGCGACCAAATTCGTCCCAACTGCGCCAACCTTTTTCAATTCCTCGCACACATGGCTGCGCGTAGCTAGCCCCTGGACGTGATCTCATCGCAAACCATCAAGGGTAAGCCACGAATTTTGAGTTCTCGCCGacgtcgccgccatggccgccggagcAGAGCTCCTGCTCGCTAGCCCGGGCGCCTGCTGCAGAAGCTCACGAGCCCGGCCTCCCACACCGACGCCATGCCCGCACGCTGTAGCCGCTCGCGAGGCCGACGTCCCGTACCGTCGCCATGGCCGCGCGCAGacgagccgccgccaccgccgcggccTCGCGGGCGCACGAGCTGgtgagcagccgccgccgccacgcggcCGCACGAGCATGCAGCAGCAGCCCCACGCGGGCACGCAGGCCTGCAGCAGTCGCCGCCCCTCAGGCACTCCCCCTCGTTGGACAGCGGAGGGAGAGGAGATTGAAGGAGGAAGACGTCTGGACGTTGAAGGAGAAGCTGacgtgtgggtgtgggtgtgggtgtgggcCCCACACGTCAACAAGTGGTGTGAGAGAGAAGCAGCAGGGGTGTTTTGGTCCATACAGAAGATGCGTATATGTATATGGTCTAACAATGGGTCCAGACAATAGGAAGACGTAGAAAATGGCATAGAAGTAGAAGAATAGATGAATTGTAATGGCATATCTCTAAAGTTGAACCGTAGTGTGATCCTGTTTGCTTGAGCTTATCAGTCAAAATCAGCCCTACTTTTTCAGctatggaacaatatttttctctcataacaaattagtTCTATAAATCAACTGCAGCAGCAATAAATCCTACCGAACATGGCCAAATGTTGCCTGCATTGGTGAATTGGAAATCTCGAGATAATACATCACATTCAAGATGAGTACATGACTGATGAAGAACACACAACTGCTCCAACTAAATCACCGATTCAATTATTAAAAACGCAGAGCACTAGTTTAGAGGAGGACAAGTTACTGTATATACACCATATGCTGTGCAACTTGATTTTGCCGTCTTACTCTTTACACGCTAACCAAGAAGAACCCCGGTCTCCCTCCAAACTGTTACAAAAAATTGAAGAACTTTCAGCTGAGGTTTCTAACAACAGTTTGTGAAATTCCTTCTCTTACATTTACATTAACATTGGGGAGGTAGCTTTAACTCTTCGATAACTTGTCTAGGAATACATCAAAAGCTCGCTGAATCGCCTAAACATCTGTCAGAATTATGGATGATACAATCATgacataggccaggaagaagaaCATGACAATCTGGATGAAGAACTTTGGGTTGTCCCTCAAACTTGGGCCCGCCACTGATCTACTGCTTGATAAAATAAGAATAAACTTTCAGTCATGTACGCTCAGCGGCAAGTAAGAACAATGCAACAGATACATGGCTTTATCATACCTGGCGATCCGCTGTGAGAGTCGATGGAATGGCAGACTCTGAATGAAAACAACACCTGGTCCCGTGAGAGATGCTGTTAGCTGGTTATCACCCTGCACAAGCGATGTTTCTTAGGGATTGTGAGCATGAACAACTAACAAGGGGACATGAAGGAATGATACTGACCCCAAAGACTGCTCTTCTAAGCTGGTTAGGGTTCTTCAACTGGAAGTTAATGGTGGTTGTCATAGCCACAATACAAGCAGCATCAACGGTAATAACCTCTCGGGGAGAAAGGATTTTCTGCATGACTGAAAATTGAATAGCAAAATATTCCCAGTCACATCCCATCCACATGTTACCAGTCAAGAATAACCAGCTAAAGTGAAAAGAATTATATGAGATCACGTCTTGTTCATGGAAAACAAACTGAGGTGCCGAGTGGCCGGTCTGCTATATTTAAATTATTGTAGTTGCCTAATGATGTACACATAAACTAAATTGTATATCACTGTAAGTGTTTGCCTTGTTAACAACATCTGTATCTGTTAATGCATAATGCGCCAACCTAATGTTGCACTGCAAATCATATAATCTTTCAGTGTATCCTAAATGCCTAAACCATTTACAGCAATGAAGCTCATCTTTTAAGCCCAATACTTTGCATCCGTCCAATTCGCATTGCTACAGTGTAGATGGCATTGCATTCTCATATACTGATATCTATCTCACTATGTGACAAGTGCAAAACAGTCTGTACCTGATCCACCGCCAACAAGAAAAGCCATCCCCTGGCCCCTAAGCTTTTGTTTAAGGATCATCTGGAGAAAAAAAATTTGTAGAGCTTCAAATTCCAGAATGCAACTTAGCAAGAAACCATTGACACAAGAACAAAAAAGGTACAGATCACATCATATCCAAAGCAATAATATCCAAACTAATAATATAACTCAACAAAGTTAACCAACCTCTGCACCAATCTCAATATTCCGTGGTCTTGGCTCAACTGTACTAGAGACTGACACATCATTGACCGAACATAGAAAAGCATCTGCCTGTGATAATAATTAAGCATATGAAGTTCTCTTATTTGTCAAGCAAAGTTCTCTTGATTTTCAAACAAATGAGACAGTAACTAACCTGGCA harbors:
- the LOC136518402 gene encoding uncharacterized protein isoform X2, producing MAAPFFSTPFQPYVYQSQQGSVTAFQISGGDVQVLQVMLKSQEKLTAKPGTMCYMSGNMQMDNNYLPENDGGVWQWIFGKSVSSTVFFNSGSDDGYVGIAAPFPGRILPVDLANFGGELLCQADAFLCSVNDVSVSSTVEPRPRNIEIGAEMILKQKLRGQGMAFLVGGGSVMQKILSPREVITVDAACIVAMTTTINFQLKNPNQLRRAVFGGDNQLTASLTGPGVVFIQSLPFHRLSQRIASRSVAGPSLRDNPKFFIQIVMFFFLAYVMIVSSIILTDV
- the LOC136518402 gene encoding uncharacterized protein isoform X1, with protein sequence MAAPFFSTPFQPYVYQSQQGSVTAFQISGGDVQVLQVMLKSQEKLTAKPGTMCYMSGNMQMDNNYLPENDGGVWQWIFGKSVSSTVFFNSGSDDGYVGIAAPFPGRILPVDLANFGGELLCQADAFLCSVNDVSVSSTVEPRPRNIEIGAEMILKQKLRGQGMAFLVGGGSVMQKILSPREVITVDAACIVAMTTTINFQLKNPNQLRRAVFGGDNQLTASLTGPGVVFIQSLPFHRLSQRIASSRSVAGPSLRDNPKFFIQIVMFFFLAYVMIVSSIILTDV